One window from the genome of Natrinema caseinilyticum encodes:
- a CDS encoding NAD(P)-binding domain-containing protein: MSEPNATVGIVGYGEVGRAFASRLHEGGHDVVVLNRTPDDLRARLGADDPRVAASFVDLAAESDLVLSCVWPQTAAPVAENLATGLAETTYVDLNSIGPETTRMIDRTVTDAGGTFLKGAIMDSVAVNGADAPVSLAGPDVEAYATVLSDAGLSIRPFGTDVERPAALKMCRSMVTKGIMALFVETLLTAQRYELAEDVLESVDDSFDGTTPAAFARYFLVDMASNAARRRNELREVLATARDARVDAPMTEHTLAVHEEAADRPLDVETYTDMLAALESVFVPDATTTE, encoded by the coding sequence ATGAGTGAGCCGAACGCGACGGTCGGAATCGTCGGGTACGGTGAAGTCGGACGGGCGTTCGCATCGCGTTTGCACGAGGGAGGGCACGACGTCGTCGTTCTGAACCGCACCCCGGACGATCTTCGCGCTCGCCTCGGTGCCGACGATCCACGGGTCGCAGCCTCGTTCGTCGACCTCGCGGCGGAGAGCGATCTCGTGCTCTCGTGTGTCTGGCCACAGACCGCCGCGCCGGTCGCGGAGAACCTCGCGACGGGACTTGCGGAAACGACGTACGTCGATCTGAACTCGATCGGCCCGGAAACGACTCGCATGATCGATCGAACCGTCACCGACGCTGGCGGGACCTTCCTCAAGGGAGCGATCATGGATTCCGTCGCGGTCAACGGTGCCGACGCCCCCGTCTCCCTCGCCGGTCCGGACGTCGAAGCCTACGCGACCGTGTTGTCGGACGCCGGCCTCTCGATCAGGCCGTTCGGGACCGACGTCGAGCGTCCCGCAGCGCTGAAGATGTGCCGAAGTATGGTCACCAAGGGCATCATGGCGCTGTTCGTCGAAACGCTGTTGACCGCCCAGCGGTACGAACTGGCCGAAGACGTCCTCGAGAGCGTCGACGACTCGTTCGACGGGACGACCCCCGCGGCGTTCGCCCGGTACTTCCTCGTCGACATGGCGTCGAACGCCGCACGTCGTCGGAACGAACTGCGGGAAGTGCTGGCGACTGCTCGAGACGCGCGCGTCGACGCACCGATGACCGAACACACGCTCGCCGTCCACGAGGAAGCCGCCGACCGCCCGCTCGACGTCGAGACGTATACGGACATGCTCGCCGCGTTGGAATCGGTCTTCGTTCCGGACGCAACGACGACCGAGTGA
- a CDS encoding DUF7260 family protein, with amino-acid sequence MRNQDRASRLLGLSLLVFVVGIGDTSVWFPFSVTQGLPELTTATLTASGYLTDAKSVTETERTRVATERDAFRRFARLVESISVSEDTHTGPLVFAGGGDSGTEHLCTVRNAYRETVMNVPHFEDEYDENLRESLTLEFDDHLATALLDGQQFSPLLKNTVLVQATAARESREKLLDGIDDELTSLENARKRLREHDRAVERAMKPRRQLRTRSVPTLREYDAILREDEDRCEQLLADRQHEIHRENRSYSRSSKPALQQYLYDALDVTYPVLATVTERIQDIRGQRRLIRETMTNQR; translated from the coding sequence GTGCGGAACCAGGACCGTGCGAGCCGTCTCCTCGGACTCTCGCTGCTCGTGTTCGTCGTTGGAATCGGTGACACGTCGGTCTGGTTCCCGTTCTCGGTGACGCAGGGACTGCCGGAACTGACCACGGCGACGCTCACCGCCAGTGGCTATCTCACCGATGCCAAATCGGTCACCGAAACCGAGCGAACGCGGGTCGCGACCGAACGTGACGCGTTTCGTCGATTCGCTCGACTGGTCGAATCGATCTCCGTTTCGGAGGACACGCACACCGGGCCACTGGTGTTCGCCGGAGGTGGCGACTCGGGTACGGAACACCTGTGCACCGTTCGAAACGCGTATCGAGAGACCGTGATGAACGTCCCGCACTTCGAGGACGAGTACGACGAAAATCTCCGCGAAAGCCTCACGCTCGAGTTCGACGACCACCTCGCAACGGCGCTCCTCGACGGCCAGCAATTTTCCCCGCTCCTCAAAAATACGGTGCTGGTTCAGGCGACTGCGGCGAGAGAGTCGCGGGAAAAACTCCTCGACGGAATCGACGACGAATTGACTTCCCTCGAGAACGCGCGAAAGCGGCTCCGCGAACACGATCGCGCCGTCGAGCGGGCGATGAAACCGAGACGGCAACTCCGGACTCGATCGGTGCCGACGCTGCGGGAATACGATGCGATCCTCCGCGAGGACGAGGACCGATGCGAACAGTTACTCGCCGACCGGCAACACGAGATACACCGCGAGAACAGATCCTACTCACGCTCGTCGAAGCCGGCGCTTCAACAGTACCTGTACGATGCGCTCGACGTCACGTATCCGGTCCTGGCGACGGTGACCGAACGGATCCAGGATATTCGCGGTCAGCGCCGGCTGATCCGCGAAACGATGACGAACCAGCGCTGA
- a CDS encoding universal stress protein — protein sequence MYRVLLSIDADEDRAILAAEAVAALPGDVDVVVLNVFEKFTVSDGEARIDSSELYDEEAYPESVTTASQILESAGIDPEIRHEHGEPTETILEVAADIDADSIAVSGRKRSPAGKAIFGSVTQSLLLSSDRPVIVATSD from the coding sequence ATGTACAGGGTCCTTCTGTCGATCGATGCGGACGAAGACCGTGCGATACTGGCGGCCGAAGCCGTCGCGGCTCTTCCGGGCGACGTCGACGTCGTCGTTCTGAACGTGTTCGAGAAGTTTACCGTAAGCGACGGGGAGGCCCGGATCGATTCGTCCGAACTATACGACGAAGAGGCCTACCCAGAGAGCGTGACGACCGCGTCGCAGATCCTCGAGTCGGCGGGCATCGATCCGGAGATTCGCCACGAACACGGCGAACCCACCGAAACGATCCTCGAGGTGGCGGCGGATATCGACGCGGATTCGATCGCCGTCAGCGGGCGCAAGCGAAGCCCCGCCGGAAAGGCAATTTTCGGGAGCGTTACGCAATCGTTGCTCCTCTCGTCCGACCGCCCAGTGATCGTCGCCACGAGCGACTGA
- a CDS encoding acyl-CoA dehydrogenase family protein — MLSLSAEQEMVVSSLEELARKEFSDAAFSWEGEPPMENIELLADRGYLGLNIAEEYGGGGMGEFEAMLSIEAVGQVCPDTAEYLYNQQMVAARAIEMFGSEEAKERYLPGATAGEEVIAIAISEPEAGSDVGAMNTTVEERNGELILNGEKVWVSNIPHATAVVVWVKFSDGLGSVVIDLEDNDDSIEIEQHYTNMADHTQTQFRMHDVVVPETNVLTRGKNGFKQQLQALNWERLGSATLSNAIARCALEKALEYGQQREQFDQPIADFQGIEWKLADMAKELEASRSLTYRAALNAEEQGRIPDRMDASLAKLYSGEMVENVVSESLQIHGANGYQQGHALEYLYRLARGRRLAAGTDEIQKNQIAAALKRNGLPSLS; from the coding sequence ATGCTATCCCTATCAGCGGAACAGGAGATGGTCGTATCGTCGCTGGAGGAACTCGCCCGAAAGGAGTTTTCGGACGCTGCGTTCTCGTGGGAGGGGGAACCCCCGATGGAGAACATCGAATTGCTCGCCGACCGGGGCTACCTGGGATTGAACATCGCAGAAGAGTACGGTGGCGGCGGCATGGGCGAATTCGAAGCCATGCTCAGCATCGAGGCCGTCGGGCAGGTCTGTCCCGACACGGCAGAATACCTCTACAACCAGCAAATGGTCGCAGCCCGCGCAATCGAGATGTTCGGGAGTGAGGAGGCCAAAGAGCGATACCTCCCGGGAGCAACCGCTGGCGAGGAAGTCATCGCGATCGCCATTTCCGAACCCGAGGCTGGGTCGGACGTCGGTGCGATGAACACGACCGTCGAAGAGCGGAACGGCGAACTGATCCTGAACGGCGAAAAGGTCTGGGTGAGCAACATTCCCCACGCGACGGCCGTGGTGGTGTGGGTGAAATTCTCGGACGGTCTCGGCTCGGTCGTGATCGACCTCGAGGACAACGACGATAGCATCGAGATCGAGCAACACTACACGAACATGGCGGATCACACCCAGACTCAGTTTCGCATGCACGACGTCGTCGTGCCCGAAACGAACGTCCTGACACGCGGGAAAAACGGATTCAAACAGCAGTTGCAGGCGTTGAACTGGGAACGGCTCGGGAGCGCAACGCTCTCGAACGCCATCGCCCGCTGTGCCCTCGAGAAGGCCCTCGAGTACGGACAACAGCGCGAGCAGTTCGACCAGCCGATCGCGGATTTCCAGGGGATCGAGTGGAAACTCGCCGACATGGCGAAGGAACTCGAGGCGTCGCGCTCGCTTACGTACCGCGCTGCGCTCAACGCGGAAGAGCAAGGTCGGATACCGGACCGCATGGACGCCTCGCTGGCGAAGCTGTACTCCGGTGAAATGGTCGAGAACGTGGTCAGCGAATCGCTGCAGATCCACGGCGCGAACGGCTACCAGCAGGGTCACGCGCTCGAGTACCTCTACCGACTGGCGCGGGGCCGCCGTCTCGCGGCGGGGACCGACGAAATCCAGAAGAACCAGATCGCGGCGGCACTCAAGCGCAACGGCCTCCCCTCGCTCTCGTAA
- a CDS encoding MFS transporter: protein MIRSLFGEKALVLRDTNFQLLLLANLVAPLGAALISPLLDSLQQPYGASDATIGLIMTVFTAPGVLMIPAVGVLADRYGRKPFLVGGLFVFSVAGTALAATTDFRLVLFLRFCQGVSFAAVTPVIITSIGDLYTGQAEATGQGFRFSVSGLTQGFFPLVGGVLVAIAWQYPLLLYAIGIPISIVLALAFSEPTDVSRERSTDPAPTDRGTYVRELLSLLRRPRVASVLVFRMTPILLYITFMTYVSLLVVRSMGGTPGQAGMLVALTSLTYAISATQAGRFGSSFGGRIAPLAASQLLMASGLVVVAFVPTVTLAVPGAVALGIGFGLSLSLLRSVVTAFAPTQLRGGLVSIFESSGRLSATVAPIAVGIGIELLDGAVTQTESLQLMVGGMGVVGGVVGIGSLLVARTASALPQQFETAGSD from the coding sequence ATGATACGGTCGCTCTTCGGTGAGAAGGCGCTGGTCTTGCGCGACACGAATTTCCAGTTGCTGTTGCTGGCGAATCTCGTCGCCCCGCTCGGAGCGGCGCTCATCTCACCGCTGCTGGACTCCCTGCAGCAACCCTATGGCGCATCCGACGCGACGATCGGGCTGATCATGACCGTTTTTACCGCGCCGGGCGTTCTGATGATCCCGGCGGTCGGCGTTCTGGCCGACCGCTACGGGCGGAAGCCCTTCCTCGTCGGCGGATTGTTCGTCTTTTCGGTCGCCGGAACTGCGCTCGCGGCGACGACCGACTTTCGACTCGTGCTGTTCCTTCGGTTTTGCCAGGGCGTTAGCTTCGCTGCGGTGACGCCGGTCATTATCACGAGCATCGGCGATCTCTATACCGGCCAGGCCGAAGCGACGGGACAGGGATTTCGGTTTTCGGTTTCCGGTCTGACCCAGGGATTCTTTCCGCTGGTTGGCGGTGTCCTGGTCGCCATCGCGTGGCAGTATCCGCTGTTACTGTACGCGATCGGCATCCCGATTTCGATCGTCCTCGCGCTCGCGTTTTCCGAGCCGACCGACGTCTCACGCGAGCGTTCCACCGACCCGGCTCCGACCGACCGCGGGACGTACGTTCGAGAGCTGCTGTCACTTCTGCGTCGGCCGCGCGTCGCTTCTGTCCTCGTGTTCCGCATGACACCGATTCTCCTGTACATTACGTTCATGACGTACGTTTCGTTGCTGGTCGTGAGATCGATGGGCGGCACGCCGGGCCAGGCCGGGATGCTGGTCGCCCTGACCAGTCTCACGTACGCGATTTCGGCGACGCAAGCCGGCCGCTTCGGTTCGTCGTTCGGCGGACGGATCGCCCCTCTCGCGGCCTCGCAGTTGCTCATGGCTAGCGGTCTCGTGGTCGTCGCGTTCGTTCCGACGGTCACTCTGGCAGTGCCCGGTGCTGTAGCTCTCGGGATCGGATTCGGGCTGTCGCTCTCGCTGTTACGGAGCGTCGTAACGGCATTCGCACCGACACAACTCCGGGGCGGACTCGTGAGTATCTTCGAGTCCTCGGGGCGGCTCTCGGCGACCGTCGCTCCGATCGCGGTCGGAATCGGGATCGAACTCCTCGACGGCGCCGTTACCCAGACTGAATCGCTGCAGTTGATGGTCGGCGGCATGGGAGTCGTCGGCGGCGTCGTCGGCATCGGCTCTCTCCTCGTCGCCCGAACGGCATCGGCTCTCCCACAGCAATTCGAGACTGCGGGTTCCGATTGA